The following are from one region of the Aspergillus chevalieri M1 DNA, chromosome 1, nearly complete sequence genome:
- a CDS encoding uncharacterized protein (COG:S;~EggNog:ENOG410PIVG) — protein MPTVLLPSSAAAFAPRSSPNVVLNRKVEPWLTAALKRVNRVKRPLNNVTQHTRCLTETLSSPNAIWTLCSMTFPKAPETELRKDEDPLIQGLFNYQMIHVEAYVVHVDMVSQNEVAFKLTPETIETLVDFHRDIYCADAAANTWDWPEKGKQLKKMQEEFNQAANKFVYRTNAHALEGIEEDGAGELLGGRSEEAKNAISSLFVPLLPPPPRTNTVDLLRSTPFLPSSTGPETWWQDLVPQPVSSLFSSSATPAATTADSNPNLWAGLGGLNDLQFASPTPSYSQPYTTTAAYNTTQYYPTTVAATTAPIAPLPLPSMLVQPCSTAASMVGFGWGERYQDFALPYGATISRGWPQQATGFGASQHPRPDPNIHDHRNDTTPFSRDQTTSD, from the exons ATGCCAACCGTCTTACTTCCTTCGTCGGCCGCTGCTTTCGCGCCCCGGTCGTCGCCAAACGTCGTCTTGAATCGCAAAGTTGAGCCATGGCTAACAGCTGCCCTGAAGCGTGTTAACCGGGTCAAGCGTCCCCTGAACAATGTCACCCAGCATACGCGATGTCTGACGGAGACCCTGTCGTCGCCCAACGCCATCTGGACCCTCTGCTCCATGACGTTCCCCAAAGCCCCCGAGACGGAGCTTCGCAAGGACGAAGACCCTCTTATCCAGGGGCTGTTTAACTATCAGATGATCCACGTCGAAGCGTACGTTGTCCATGTCGATATGGTGTCGCAGAACGAAGTCGCTTTCAAGTTAACCCCCGAGACAATCGAAACCTTAGTCGACTTCCATCGCGATATATATTGCGCTGACGCCGCTGCCAACACATGGGACTGGCCAGAGAAAGGGAAACAGTTGAAGAAGATGCAGGAGGAGTTCAACCAGGCCGCCAACAAGTTTGTCTACCGTACCAACGCTCATGCCCTTGAAGGCATTGAAGAGGATGGAGCGGGAGAACTACTGGGAGGGAGAAGTGAGGAGGCGAAGAATGCCATCTCGAGCCTCTTCGTTCCTTTACTCCCCCCTCCGCCACGTACGAATACGGTGGATCTGCTGCGATCGACTCCGTTTCTGCCTAGCTCGACGGGTCCAGAGACGTGGTGGCAAGACCTGGTTCCTCAGCCGGTTTCCTCCCTGTTCTCCTCCAGCGCAACCCCAGCCGCTACCACGGCCGATTCGAATCCCAACCTGTGGGCCGGTTTGGGCGGCTTGAATGACCTTCAGTTTGCCTCCCCAACACCGTCATACAGCCAACCCTACACCACGACGGCGGCGTACAACACTACGCAGTACTACCCGACGACAGTTGCTGCCACGACAGCCCCTATCGCCCCGCTTCCGCTTCCCAGTATGCTCGTGCAGCCTTGCAGCACGGCCGCAAGCATGGTAGGCTTCGGATGGGGTGAGCGGTACCAAGATTTTGCGTTGCCGTACGGGGCCACGAT ATCTCGAGGCTGGCCTCAGCAAGCAACCGGATTTGGCGCTTCCCAACACCCACGTCCGGACCCGAATATTCACGACCATCGCAACGATACGACACCTTTTTCGCGCGACCAGACAACATCAGACTAA
- a CDS encoding uncharacterized protein (COG:S;~EggNog:ENOG410PZ2E;~InterPro:IPR016024;~SECRETED:SignalP(1-19)): MRFSAVITSTLLLSSTALASPASSPAGSASAQGASSESTAAAVHQNVNNQGNAQANGQDNAPLTTATQQQQQQQQEQQQTTSPAQVHVPAPSQGKSEEDESASQQTPTTAAATPAANSAAAASPSPNESSSNTKNTETSNDDDQDGGILGGILGGGKSSSSSAAAPATPAANSAAAASPSPSESSSNTKSTETNDDDQNGGLLGGLGGGQSSTSSAAQSTTSPGAAAATGASETTGDGPLADLGSLLGGAGGLLSPTLLKDIESFFHHVAYLLDDKRTDETKTLIDKGYNLLTDELTDELNNLVKNGNALLTPSFVNDTQSLISNVGPLLSPDLFDKISTLLNNGNDLLTHEFVKEVNSLIKNGNNLLTADFVKEVNSLISNGNELLTPDFVKEINSLIKNVQPLLSDDLFDKLTKLLNNGNDLLTADFVKEVNSLIKNGNNLLTADFVKEVNSLINNGNDLLTADFVKEVNSLINNGNELLTADFVKEVNSLISNGNNLLTADFVKEVNNLITNGNNLLTADFVKETKGLIDSVAPILTPELLKEVGGLLNNANDLLTPNFVNETKNLIDAVAPIVTPELLNGVGGLLSNAKALLTSDFVDETQGLIGNANSLLTKDFVKDTKGLISDVAPVVTPDLLKDVKGLLGNANTLLTPGFVNETKDLIGEVSPIITPEMLKEVTGLLDNANDLLTHQFVNQTQTLIEDASELLPAVVKLLGDI; encoded by the coding sequence ATGCGTTTCTCCGCTGTTATCACAAGTACTCTTTTGCTGTCCAGCACTGCGCTGGCTTCCCCGGCTTCATCGCCTGCGGGAAGTGCTTCGGCTCAGGGCGCCTCGAGTGAATCGACGGCCGCTGCTGTTCATCAGAATGTGAACAACCAGGGCAACGCTCAGGCCAATGGTCAAGACAATGCCCCGTTGACCACCGCcacccagcagcagcagcaacaacagcaggaACAGCAACAGACTACGTCTCCGGCTCAGGTTCATGTGCCAGCTCCATCTCAGGGCAAGTCCGAGGAGGATGAGTCCGCTTCGCAACAGACCCCCACCACGGCAGCCGCCACTCCTGCCGCTAACTCTGCGGCAGCTGCCAGTCCTTCCCCTAACGAGTCGTCGTCTAACACCAAGAACACCGAGACCAGCAATGATGATGACCAGGATGGCGGTATCCTGGGTGGCATTCTGGGCGGTGGAAAGTCCAGCAgctcttctgctgctgctcctgccACTCCTGCCGCCAACTCGGCAGCAGCTGCCAGCCCTTCCCCTAGCGAGTCGTCATCCAACACCAAGAGCACCGAGACCAACGATGATGACCAGAATGGTGGTCTCCTGGGTGGTCTGGGTGGTGGACAATCCTCCACTTCCTCCGCCGCTCAGAGCACCACGTCTCCCGGCGCAGCTGCCGCTACTGGTGCTTCTGAAACCACTGGAGATGGTCCCCTTGCTGACTTGGGATCGTTGCTCGGTGGTGCGGGGGGTCTTCTCTCTCCTACCTTGCTCAAGGACATTGAGTCTTTCTTCCACCACGTCGCCTACCTGCTCGATGACAAGAGGACGGATGAGACCAAGACCTTAATCGACAAGGGTTACAACCTTCTGACCGATGAGCTGACTGATGAGCTCAACAATCTCGTGAAGAACGGCAACGCGCTCTTGACACCTAGCTTCGTGAACGACACCCAGAGCTTGATCAGCAACGTTGGACCTCTGCTCTCGCCTGACCTGTTTGACAAGATCAGCACCCTGCTCAACAACGGCAACGACCTCCTCACTCACGAGTTTGTTAAGGAGGTCAACTCGCTCATCAAGAATGGCAACAACCTCTTGACTGCTGATTTCGTCAAGGAGGTGAACTCGTTGATCAGCAACGGTAATGAGCTGCTCACTCCCGACTTTGTCAAGGAGATCAACAGCTTGATCAAGAACGTCCAGCCCCTGCTCAGCGACGACCTGTTCGACAAGCTTACCAAGTTGCTGAACAACGGTAATGACTTGTTGACTGCTGACTTCGTCAAGGAGGTCAACTCTCTGATTAAGAACGGCAACAACCTGCTCACCGCAGACTTTGTCAAGGAGGTGAACTCGCTCATCAACAACGGCAACGATCTCTTGACTGCCGACTTCGTCAAGGAAGTGAACTCGCTCATCAACAACGGCAACGAGCTCTTGACTGCCGACTTCGTCAAGGAAGTCAACAGCCTCATCAGCAACGGAAACAACCTGCTCACTGCCGACTTCGTTAAGGAGGtcaacaacctcatcacCAACGGCAACAACTTGCTTACTGCCgacttcgtcaaggaaaccAAGGGTCTCATCGATTCTGTGGCCCCCATCCTTACTCCCGAGCTCCTCAAGGAAGTCGGCGGCCTCCTCAACAACGCCAACGACCTCCTCACCCCCAACTTCGTCAACGAAACCAAGAACCTCATCGACGCCGTCGCCCCCATCGTCACTCCCGAGCTCCTCAACGGTGTCGGCGGCCTTCTCTCCAACGCAAAGGCTCTTCTCACCTCGGACTTCGTCGACGAAACCCAGGGTCTCATCGGCAACGCCAACTCCCTCCTCACCAAGGACTTCGTCAAGGACACCAAGGGTCTCATCAGCGACGTTGCACCCGTCGTCACCCCCGACCTCCTCAAGGACGTCAAAGGTCTGCTGGGTAACGCGAACACGCTGCTTACTCCTGGGTTCGTTAATGAGACCAAGGATCTTATTGGCGAGGTTTCGCCGATTATCACCCCCGAGATGCTTAAGGAGGTTACTGGTTTGCTTGATAATGCCAATGACCTGCTTACGCACCAGTTCGTCAACCAGACGCAGACGCTGATTGAGGATGCGTCGGAGTTGTTGCCAGCTGTTGTTAAGCTGTTGGGTGATATTTAA
- a CDS encoding uncharacterized protein (COG:S;~EggNog:ENOG410PYTX) produces the protein MASTDQPTATNIVPLDSPLRTAPIHPLLPDIRVPGRTADTESNEPSKDQPDNENEKSLQSHHYDPLTCIPFPFSNTSQNQPPSTDATQQEKELASLREEHPTAEAALKAQEATAREAKRRIEETVKKREEVQRAMDKKVKERDTEMKVLEKYQEVKVKASDILPS, from the coding sequence ATGGCATCTACAGACCAGCCAACAGCAACAAATATCGTCCCGCTAGACTCCCCCCTGCGCACAGCGCCAATCCACCCCCTCCTCCCAGACATCCGAGTCCCAGGCCGAACCGCAGATACAGAATCCAACGAACCCTCCAAAGACCAGCCAGACAATGAAAACGAGAAATCACTACAATCACACCACTACGACCCTTTAACCTGcatcccattcccattcTCGAACACATCCCAGAATCAGCCACCAAGCACCGACGCAACCCAACAAGAGAAAGAATTAGCAAGTCTCCGAGAAGAACATCCCACCGCCGAAGCCGCCCTCAAAGCCCAAGAAGCCACAGCGCGCGAAGCAAAACGGCGGATCGAAGAGACCGTcaagaagagagaggaggTGCAGCGCGCGATGGATAAGAAAGTCAAGGAGAGGGATACGGAGATGAAAGTACTCGAAAAGTATCAGGAGGTTAAGGTGAAGGCGTCGGATATTCTGCCATCATGA
- a CDS encoding N-terminal C2 domain-containing protein (COG:S;~EggNog:ENOG410PMAJ;~InterPro:IPR039931,IPR019448;~PFAM:PF10358) — translation MQAFVPKNRRPRFEFVLKIIDLNNIPLVSGTAFVKWRLPSSSAAEHHGHTDKAVIIDHRAQWHYEKTLQVRLTIDRNQTLQECEVHFEITQDFASGGHGDRNMLGRIRLNLSEYVDKSDDEEGIVRRYLMQDSKINSTLRVGICMRQTEGDRNFITPLLRSAMVFDGIAGVVSSEQGDSDDPISGPLPSLSAKSSEVSDMQDLYRRTLAASWNSRSTDLPADKLIEDLFSGGAGYNNGIQSQRMSRLDDSLNVVSAENGANQRESPAGNRLSPSFERRPKSSSSNEVKAPELLSSIGNMGNGNGNGRRGGSIEQQIFDNSKAKGLRSRAMANEHEVSEFDVREDLRSWEISPKE, via the exons ATGCAGGCGTTCG TCCCGAAGAATAGGAGG CCCAGGTTCGAGTTTGTATTAAAG ATCATCGACCTCAACAATATCCCCCTCGTCAGCGGCACGGCCTTCGTCAAATGGCGCCTCCCCTCCTCCAGCGCAGCAGAACATCACGGCCATACCGATAAAGCAGTCATCATAGACCACCGCGCGCAATGGCACTACGAGAAAACCCTCCAAGTGCGACTCACGATCGACCGCAACCAGACACTGCAAGAATGCGAGGTGCATTTCGAGATCACCCAGGACTTTGCGTCGGGGGGGCACGGGGATCGGAATATGTTAGGACGAATTCGGCTGAATCTGTCCGAGTATGTGGATaagagtgatgatgaggaagggATTGTGAGGAGGTATCTTATGCAGGATAGCAAGATTAATAGTACGCTGAGAGTGGGGATATGTATGAGGCAGACGGAGGGGGATAGGAACTTTATTAC TCCACTTCTGAGATCTGCCATGGTTTTTGATGGAATCGCAGGTGTCGTGTCCTCTGAACAAGGCGATTCCGATGACCCTATTAGCGGACCCCTTCCATCCCTCAGTGCGAAGAGCAGCGAGGTATCCGATATGCAAGACCTCTACCGTCGCACGCTCGCAGCATCCTGGAACTCCCGCTCAACCGACCTCCCCGCCGATAAATTAATCGAGGATTTATTCTCCGGAGGCGCCGGCTACAACAATGGAATCCAGAGCCAGCGCATGAGCCGACTAGATGACAGCCTGAATGTTGTTAGTGCGGAGAACGGCGCAAACCAGCGCGAGTCTCCGGCCGGGAATCGTTTATCACCTAGTTTTGAAAGACGGCCGAAGAGTTCTTCCAGTAACGAGGTTAAGGCGCCGGAGCTGCTGTCATCTATTGGAAATATGGGCAATGGGAATGGGAatgggaggagaggagggagtaTCGAGCAGCAGATCTTCGATAATTCGAAGGCGAAAGGGTTGAGGAGTCGGGCGATGGCGAATGAGCACGAGGTGTCGGAGTTTGATGTGAGGGAGGATTTGAGGAGTTGGGAGATATCTCCTAAGGAGTGA